ATGCCATAGTTGTTGGGTTGTGTAGAGCAAAAAGCCCTTTTAGATTTGCGTTCGAATTCAAGCGGTTTTGTTATGAGCAAACCTACACACTGTTCAGATTACCCCGGGCGAAATGAACTGATGAAAAAAAGTAATCAGTAACATTTTAAACATTTATGAACCATGAAAAATTTATATTCATGCCTACTAATTTTGACTTTTTTTGCTTCCTGTACTAATGAAGAAAATAGCCAACAGGAAACGAGCTCCGCAATACTGATGAAAGGAAGCGGTACACTCCCCAGCAATAATGCTAATCCGCACGATAACGCCGGAAGGATATATGATGCAATTTTTGATGCTTATTATGATGGAAGCAACAGGCCTAAGGATGCAGCATCGGTAATTACGCAAGTAGAAACCCTTGCAAATGCCAATACTTCGTTTGTTTCATTGGATGCTATCGGCTCACCTTTAGAACCTGAGCGAATTCAATATCTTGCTGAAAAAAGGAGTGTAGATATTGGAGCAATTATCGGAGCCAGTAACTTGTCTCCCATTGCAAAAACCAGTTTCAGCAATTTCCTGATTACAATGGTAACCCTTTATGAGGCAGAAATGGATGCGGCCAAGATAGCTAATGCTGTAATCAAGTATGAGGAAACAGTAATAGGAAATACTTTATTTAGTGAAAAGGACGAACGTGTGATTTTGACGAGTACATCTATACTTCGTTTTAGTGCCTATAGGGCAAAAAAGAAACCTAAAAAGAATACAGATCCCGATTGGCTTATTTGGGTAACGCATGTATATGGTGCAGAAGAAGGCGCAGAAGAGAACGAAGCAAAAGCTATAGTAGCAGCCCTGGTAACAGGAATTGTTTCGAATAAGTAAGAAACAATAAGTCCCTCTGACGAGAGGGACTTTCCTATATTTCATCTGCATCATCCATTCGCAAGATTAATTTCTCCTTTAAAGAGTTCAGAAACTTTGTCCTTTCGGATTTCCTTGCGCGAATTTCTAAAAACACTCTATGAAACTGCCCCAACTCAACCCCAAAAGCAGATTCAAAACTCTTTACGACTTCTTTTAATTCTGATTGACCATTATTAAATACGCCTTCCGCATGTAGTGCGTAAATCAATTCTATCAGTGCCACTTTAGAACCGGTCCATTTTTGCGTTTTTTTAAAGGTGCTCTGAACTTGTTTATCATCCAGTTTTGCAATTTCGGATTCCAAGTAGACCTTAAGATTATCATTGGCCAAAATTTTTGCCACTTTATAGTCGTGCGAGGTTGAAAAACGCTGGTCGGCCTGAAAGTAAAAGCTGTCTAATGTATGTCGTAGATCGTGTTTGCCTCGAATGAAGTATTTTTTATCCAGGTTGTTGTTGCCAGTGCGGTAGTATTTATAAAATTCGATATTTTCATTGCCGTACTTTTCCAGTTTTGTCAGTTCTAATTTGTAGTGTTTTCGAATTGCCTTTCTAGTGCCAAAGGGTTTGGCCGTTTCTATATTGTAGATTTCATTATAGTAAATGAGTTTGGCCGCAAAGCGGGGTTTTATATTCCGGAAAAAATCGACTTCTTCCGCCTTATTTTCGAATTGATGATTTAAAAATTTTGTTTTTAGTTTTTCCAATATAGTAATTATTATTTTTATCGCCTGCTCTGCATATTGGATCGGGTCCTCAGTTTTGGAATGGATGATTTTTAACTGGTGCTCTAATTCAGACATTAGGGATTCGGAAACTAATTTCATTTGCCATTGGGTTGAGGTTGTGGGGCAAATCTATTTGAGAGGATGACATACGACAAATGGTAGAGTATGTTATTCCCGAATTGCATATAGTGTATTCCCGAATCGCATAGTATATCTTAACGAGCTAAAGCTAGTGTACCTGACTGCCACTGGCAGTCCTCCTCTTAATATCAAATCCGAATTGCATGGTGGGTAATTCCCGAATTGCATAGTATAATACAACCGGAATAGTTACCTTTAATTCTTACTAATATTAATGCGTATGATTGCACTTATGCCAGCAGTATTATTATTTATCAGTTGTATACTTCTTTTCTTTAGAGAAGTAAAATTAGACCGTAAACGATTTTTGGAGGAGCACCGGTTGGCAGATGAACATATACTTAAAGAAGTGGAGCGTTTTAAAAGAGAAATAGGTCAGTTGCCTGTCAAATAGGGATTGATTTTGCCCAACAGAAGATCAATAAGTTCTTTTTGATAGTATTTGTAAATGTCTTCAATCCCCAATACTATTATTTTATTTCGATACTTGTTTGCAGTATTTTGTTTTATAAGCTGAGCGTGTTTATTCTCCATCACAAAAACAGTATCCGCCCAAATAAGCATTTCTTCCGTGAGAGGATTTGTTCCCTCAGCTTGACAAAGTTTTAGATTGGTTCCCGCGGACCGGAATTCCCGTTCAGGGTAGAGGATACTAAAATAATCTTCACCTGTTTTGGAGCGCTGCTTGTTGGCGGAACAGATAAAGAGAATTTTGTTATTCATTGTTTGTGTGACTGCGGGAGGATTGTGTTACTTGAAAATGTTCATTATTATATACAAAATACGCGTTTATGTTCATAATAATGAACATTTTGTTTTTTTAAAGCTTTCCTACCCATTTGCCAATCTCAGTAAGCATGTCATCAAAATCGGGTTGTCCATTATAATATAATGCTGCTGTCTTTTTATACCGTTCGATAAAACGTGTGCGAAGGTTTTTATCATTTAACAGAAACGCCTCGTTTTCTGAAATTGGTATCTCATAATCTATCTTCGGAAAGCGTGCCATTTTATGTTCAGCATATTCAGCTGTTCCGATAAATGCTTTAACCTGCTCTTCTTTTAACAGGCTGTAAATATCATAGTACTGACGCAACAAGTTTTGTCTTTCTACACCTGATTCCTGTTCCTGCCTGAACTTGGTAGCGACAGTCTGCAGCTTCTCGACAAAAGTGTA
Above is a genomic segment from Flavobacterium phycosphaerae containing:
- a CDS encoding RteC domain-containing protein; the encoded protein is MKLVSESLMSELEHQLKIIHSKTEDPIQYAEQAIKIIITILEKLKTKFLNHQFENKAEEVDFFRNIKPRFAAKLIYYNEIYNIETAKPFGTRKAIRKHYKLELTKLEKYGNENIEFYKYYRTGNNNLDKKYFIRGKHDLRHTLDSFYFQADQRFSTSHDYKVAKILANDNLKVYLESEIAKLDDKQVQSTFKKTQKWTGSKVALIELIYALHAEGVFNNGQSELKEVVKSFESAFGVELGQFHRVFLEIRARKSERTKFLNSLKEKLILRMDDADEI
- a CDS encoding phosphotyrosine protein phosphatase, encoding MNNKILFICSANKQRSKTGEDYFSILYPEREFRSAGTNLKLCQAEGTNPLTEEMLIWADTVFVMENKHAQLIKQNTANKYRNKIIVLGIEDIYKYYQKELIDLLLGKINPYLTGN